One Pleurocapsa sp. PCC 7327 DNA segment encodes these proteins:
- a CDS encoding type II secretory pathway, ATPase PulE/Tfp pilus assembly pathway, ATPase PilB: protein MPQPSDPFQFSQPEPAPSQTGWSASNFEQAFRLIDSLIPKAACLYHQILPLSLVEKHLTLGMVNLKDAAALDYVRSLLSSGDYCLKIQPIDSKTLQLILSAHSSSLQAAPSDLQDAKLAQQQIPQLPTNFNTQPTLIHDTFALERPNADSATHFNNRSALINERATLIVDNPEDLSPSLADSASDAFPPPPSATNFNEQPTLIVDSLDELSPELAERIFGSASPQNANSPAEELSDVASQPLLEVQTYSTSQSLDFLAKLSPQKLWQELLTRVLSEGIGRLYFERHSHHGRIFWSKNGVLQLSLEKVTPSVFQGTIDEFKRLLKLPATPLQQARKGELERYYRQERLLLRWQVIPGKYGEEGTLQVLRGKASELYQQRQMDELGQQALRLAESLERKLRQIQAMSKINPTRLEMLPSLRQIHEKINRSLEDLEKY, encoded by the coding sequence ATGCCCCAACCCAGCGACCCTTTTCAATTTTCTCAACCCGAACCCGCTCCGTCTCAGACGGGTTGGTCAGCTAGCAATTTCGAGCAAGCCTTTCGGCTGATCGACTCGCTCATTCCTAAAGCAGCTTGTCTTTACCATCAGATTTTACCGCTATCGCTGGTCGAGAAGCATCTGACTCTGGGGATGGTAAACTTGAAAGATGCGGCAGCGCTCGATTACGTCCGGTCCCTTTTATCTTCCGGCGACTATTGTCTAAAAATTCAGCCCATAGACTCTAAAACGCTGCAACTTATTCTTTCTGCTCATTCCAGCTCTCTGCAAGCGGCTCCTTCAGACCTGCAAGACGCGAAGTTGGCACAACAACAGATTCCCCAACTTCCAACTAATTTCAACACCCAGCCAACGCTAATTCATGACACGTTCGCGTTGGAACGACCAAATGCCGACTCCGCAACTCATTTCAACAATCGCTCGGCACTAATTAACGAGCGAGCGACGCTAATCGTTGATAACCCAGAAGACCTATCGCCTAGCTTGGCAGACAGCGCTTCCGATGCTTTCCCCCCTCCTCCATCTGCTACCAACTTTAACGAACAACCGACTCTAATTGTCGATAGTCTAGATGAGCTATCTCCAGAGCTAGCAGAGAGGATCTTCGGTTCGGCTTCGCCCCAAAACGCTAATTCGCCAGCGGAAGAGCTATCCGATGTCGCTTCCCAACCGCTATTGGAAGTACAAACCTACTCGACGTCGCAATCTCTTGACTTTCTGGCGAAATTGTCGCCCCAAAAGCTATGGCAAGAATTATTGACTCGAGTGCTCAGCGAAGGGATCGGGCGACTCTATTTTGAACGACATTCCCATCACGGACGCATTTTTTGGAGTAAAAATGGCGTTTTGCAATTGTCTTTGGAAAAAGTAACGCCATCGGTTTTCCAGGGAACGATCGACGAGTTTAAGCGATTGCTCAAGCTACCCGCTACGCCGCTTCAACAAGCGAGAAAAGGAGAACTAGAACGATACTATCGGCAAGAACGTTTGTTACTGCGCTGGCAGGTCATACCGGGTAAATACGGGGAGGAAGGAACGCTGCAAGTGTTGCGAGGCAAAGCATCGGAGTTGTATCAACAACGGCAGATGGATGAATTAGGACAGCAAGCCTTGCGATTGGCTGAAAGCTTGGAGAGAAAATTAAGACAAATTCAAGCGATGTCTAAAATTAATCCTACTCGACTAGAGATGCTTCCTTCTCTGCGCCAGATCCACGAAAAAATCAATCGATCTTTAGAAGATTTAGAGAAATATTAG
- a CDS encoding class I SAM-dependent methyltransferase: MLTHSNSQVLLDLLLERLSTSSQQRLTFADYMDLVLYHPQYGYYSSGTVEIGASGDFFTSSCLGGDFGELLAKQLAEMWEILGCPTPFLLVELGAGSGLLASDILSELQQNYLDCFKVIEYIIIEQAKGLIARQQNLLKPWRDRGLKLFWKEWQEILENSIVGCIFSNELVDALPVHQIAIAQGHLKEVYVTHSQGRLIETIDEISTPKLREYFNLVGVDLPSDSYPEGYRTEVNLAALDWLKTVSDKLKRGYLLTIDYGYSARRYYNPQRYRGTLQCYYQHRRHDDPYINIGYQDITAHVDFSALERQGELCGLSKIGFTQQGMFLMALGLGDRLRELSRGKYNVEQIIKRRDALHQLIDPAGLGGFGVLIQGKGLTEQERARPLKGLTQPE, from the coding sequence ATGTTAACCCATTCAAACTCTCAAGTTTTGCTCGATCTTCTCCTCGAACGCCTCTCTACCTCTAGCCAGCAACGCCTAACTTTTGCTGACTATATGGACTTAGTTTTATACCATCCCCAGTATGGCTATTACTCCTCCGGGACAGTCGAGATTGGCGCTAGCGGAGATTTTTTTACTTCCTCTTGTTTAGGAGGAGATTTTGGCGAGTTGCTCGCTAAGCAATTGGCTGAAATGTGGGAAATTTTAGGATGTCCAACCCCTTTTTTATTAGTAGAATTGGGTGCGGGATCGGGATTATTAGCTTCAGATATTTTGTCCGAGCTACAACAAAATTATTTAGACTGCTTCAAGGTCATCGAATATATTATTATCGAACAGGCAAAAGGATTAATCGCTCGGCAACAAAATTTATTAAAACCATGGCGCGATCGCGGTCTAAAACTCTTCTGGAAAGAGTGGCAAGAGATTTTAGAAAATTCAATTGTTGGCTGTATTTTCAGTAACGAATTAGTCGATGCGCTGCCCGTCCATCAAATCGCGATCGCGCAAGGTCATTTAAAAGAAGTCTACGTCACTCATTCCCAAGGCAGATTGATAGAAACGATCGACGAAATTTCAACGCCCAAGCTGAGGGAATATTTTAACCTAGTCGGCGTTGACTTGCCCTCTGATTCATATCCAGAGGGCTATAGAACAGAAGTCAATCTAGCGGCTCTAGACTGGTTGAAAACAGTGTCCGACAAATTAAAGCGCGGCTATCTTTTGACCATCGATTATGGCTATAGCGCTCGACGTTACTATAATCCCCAACGGTATCGAGGCACCTTGCAATGCTACTACCAGCATCGCCGTCACGACGATCCCTACATAAATATCGGCTACCAGGATATTACCGCCCATGTAGACTTTAGCGCTCTAGAACGTCAGGGAGAATTATGCGGGTTGTCCAAGATCGGATTCACGCAACAGGGAATGTTTTTAATGGCATTGGGATTGGGCGATCGCCTACGGGAGCTGTCTAGGGGAAAATACAATGTCGAGCAAATCATCAAGCGTCGCGACGCATTGCATCAGTTAATCGATCCGGCTGGGTTGGGAGGATTTGGCGTGTTGATTCAAGGGAAAGGCTTGACAGAACAAGAGAGAGCGCGACCTCTCAAAGGGCTGACGCAACCCGAATGA
- the plsX gene encoding phosphate acyltransferase PlsX, giving the protein MASTRARIAVDAMGGDYAPQEIVAGAIRAAAELEVEILLVGEPEQLESSLKQHTTTSNNNIEIVPAEGVVGMHEEPIVGIRRKPNASINVAMNLVKEKRADAVVSAGHSGAAMAAASLRLGRLKGIDRPAIGAVFPTMLAGKSVIILDVGANVDSRPKYLEQFALMGTIYSKYVLGVEDPKVGLLNIGEEPSKGNDLALRTYQLLETNGQIPFIGNAEGRDVLSGRFDVIVCDGFVGNILLKFAEAVGEIVLQIVREELPQGLRGQIGTAILKPNLRRIKQRIDHAEHGGALLFGVAGVCIISHGSSQAPSIFNAIRLAKEAIDHRVLDRIQGYKERPTKDGDRVSETALGGNSEQ; this is encoded by the coding sequence ATGGCATCAACTCGCGCAAGAATTGCAGTAGACGCTATGGGAGGGGATTACGCTCCTCAGGAAATCGTCGCTGGAGCAATTAGAGCCGCCGCAGAATTAGAGGTAGAAATTCTGCTGGTAGGCGAACCAGAGCAGCTCGAATCCTCCCTCAAGCAACATACCACCACTAGCAATAACAATATCGAAATTGTTCCTGCTGAAGGTGTAGTCGGCATGCACGAAGAACCTATAGTGGGAATTCGACGCAAACCCAATGCGTCGATTAACGTGGCGATGAATTTGGTTAAAGAAAAACGAGCCGATGCCGTCGTGTCGGCAGGGCATTCCGGTGCGGCTATGGCAGCGGCATCGCTGCGCTTGGGTCGTCTCAAAGGCATCGACCGTCCGGCGATCGGGGCAGTCTTTCCGACGATGCTGGCAGGAAAATCGGTCATCATCCTCGATGTTGGGGCTAACGTAGACAGCCGTCCCAAGTACTTAGAACAATTTGCCTTGATGGGGACGATTTATAGTAAGTACGTGCTGGGTGTCGAAGATCCAAAAGTAGGCTTGCTCAATATTGGGGAAGAACCGTCAAAAGGCAACGATCTGGCTTTGCGAACTTATCAACTGCTAGAAACCAACGGACAAATTCCCTTTATCGGCAATGCCGAGGGGAGAGATGTCCTGTCCGGTCGGTTCGATGTAATCGTCTGCGACGGTTTTGTGGGCAATATTTTGCTCAAATTTGCCGAAGCCGTCGGGGAAATTGTGCTGCAAATCGTGCGAGAAGAGTTACCCCAAGGATTGCGGGGTCAGATCGGAACGGCAATTTTGAAGCCAAATTTACGGCGAATCAAGCAGCGCATCGATCATGCCGAACACGGCGGCGCACTGTTATTTGGGGTGGCTGGCGTTTGCATTATTAGCCACGGCAGTTCTCAAGCTCCCTCAATCTTTAATGCCATTCGCCTCGCTAAAGAAGCGATCGACCATCGAGTGCTCGATCGCATTCAGGGATATAAAGAAAGACCCACAAAAGACGGCGATCGAGTCTCAGAAACCGCGCTCGGCGGGAACAGCGAGCAGTAA
- a CDS encoding beta-ketoacyl-ACP synthase III: MKAQGAGIAIAGSGSATPAQILDNHDLSQMVETSDEWIRSRTGIGRRHLAAASSSLSELAAKASQGAIAMAGLSACDLDLIVLATSTPDDLYGSACQVQSLLGATKAVAFDLTAACSGFVFGLITASQFIRTGVYHNVLVIGADVNSRWLDWSDRSTCVLFGDGAGAVICQGIENGDRLLGFEMHSDGTQNGSLNLAYRGEPKILKEDIAIASGTYQPISMNGREVYRFAVEKVPEVIEKALYRANLAVEEIDWLILHQANQRIMDAVASRLKIPSEKVISNLAEYGNTSAASIPIALDEAVRQGKIQPGDTIVTSGFGAGLTWGAAIFQWGK; the protein is encoded by the coding sequence TTGAAAGCACAAGGGGCAGGCATCGCAATTGCCGGAAGCGGTTCGGCAACACCAGCACAGATTCTCGATAACCACGACCTCAGTCAAATGGTCGAAACGTCTGATGAATGGATTAGAAGCCGAACGGGGATAGGAAGGCGACACCTAGCTGCCGCTTCTAGTTCCCTGAGCGAACTTGCCGCTAAAGCGAGTCAAGGCGCGATCGCGATGGCAGGTCTTAGTGCCTGCGATCTCGATTTGATCGTCTTGGCGACTTCTACTCCCGACGATTTGTATGGAAGCGCTTGTCAAGTACAAAGCTTGCTAGGAGCTACCAAAGCTGTTGCCTTCGATCTCACGGCTGCTTGTTCGGGTTTTGTCTTCGGTCTAATTACTGCCTCTCAATTCATTCGCACGGGAGTTTATCACAACGTTCTCGTCATTGGGGCAGATGTCAATTCTCGCTGGCTCGATTGGTCAGATAGAAGCACCTGCGTTCTCTTTGGCGACGGAGCAGGAGCAGTGATATGTCAAGGGATTGAAAATGGCGATCGCCTTTTGGGGTTTGAAATGCATAGCGATGGTACCCAAAATGGCTCTCTCAATCTAGCTTATCGAGGAGAGCCGAAAATTCTTAAAGAAGATATCGCGATCGCTTCCGGAACTTATCAACCAATTTCAATGAACGGTCGAGAGGTCTACCGCTTCGCCGTCGAAAAAGTCCCGGAAGTCATTGAAAAAGCTCTTTATCGGGCTAACCTCGCAGTTGAGGAGATAGATTGGCTCATTCTGCATCAAGCCAATCAACGAATTATGGATGCCGTTGCTAGCCGTCTTAAAATCCCTAGCGAGAAAGTCATTAGCAATCTTGCCGAATATGGCAATACTTCTGCTGCTTCCATTCCCATCGCCCTCGACGAAGCAGTACGACAAGGAAAAATTCAACCGGGCGATACCATCGTCACTTCTGGTTTTGGCGCAGGACTGACCTGGGGAGCAGCGATTTTTCAATGGGGAAAATAG
- the fabD gene encoding ACP S-malonyltransferase, protein MRTAWVFPGQGSQAVGMGVDLKDIPAAKTKFDRAEQILGWPVLEMCQGEEEQLSRTLYTQPCLYVIESILADLLMERGQFPDFVAGHSLGEYIALYAARVFDFETGLRLVKHRSELMDAAAGGKMVAMMKFDRETLEKVVETTPDVVIANDNSPEQVVISGTPEAVDSVLSQVLAKRAVGLKVSGAFHSPMMVPAAQQFQEILESVTFSDAKVPVLSNVDPAPATKGTEIKMRLIKQMTGTVRWREIMLQLPKEGVSQAVEVGPGKVLTGLIKRICPDIKLKNVSSLADIG, encoded by the coding sequence ATGAGAACAGCGTGGGTATTTCCGGGACAAGGTTCGCAAGCAGTAGGAATGGGAGTCGATCTCAAAGACATCCCAGCAGCTAAGACAAAATTCGATCGCGCCGAACAAATATTGGGCTGGCCTGTTTTAGAAATGTGCCAAGGTGAGGAAGAGCAACTATCTCGCACCCTCTACACCCAACCTTGCCTGTATGTTATCGAAAGCATTCTAGCCGATCTATTGATGGAGAGAGGACAGTTTCCCGATTTCGTTGCGGGTCACAGTTTAGGAGAATACATTGCCCTGTATGCAGCGCGAGTCTTCGATTTTGAAACCGGGTTGCGACTGGTCAAGCATCGCTCCGAACTCATGGATGCTGCGGCTGGCGGTAAAATGGTAGCTATGATGAAATTTGACCGAGAAACGCTAGAAAAGGTCGTTGAAACTACCCCAGATGTCGTCATCGCTAACGATAATAGTCCCGAACAAGTTGTCATTTCTGGAACGCCAGAAGCTGTCGATTCGGTTCTCTCTCAAGTTTTAGCCAAACGAGCCGTTGGGCTGAAAGTCTCCGGTGCGTTTCACTCGCCGATGATGGTACCAGCCGCCCAACAGTTCCAAGAAATCTTAGAGTCAGTTACCTTTAGTGATGCCAAAGTTCCTGTCCTATCAAACGTCGATCCTGCGCCTGCCACCAAAGGAACTGAGATAAAAATGCGCCTGATAAAGCAGATGACTGGAACAGTTCGCTGGCGAGAAATTATGCTGCAATTGCCAAAAGAAGGAGTTTCTCAAGCTGTAGAGGTGGGACCCGGCAAAGTATTGACTGGTTTGATTAAGAGAATTTGTCCCGATATAAAACTGAAAAATGTCAGCAGCTTAGCAGATATAGGTTGA
- a CDS encoding pentapeptide repeat-containing protein, translated as MTDRPDSSQTPNSSETLQDRNGKPNPASQASSGDSFSTSTEQANIVIPPPQISSQRKPLYLREVDSSNPWLLIATVAVMGIGLWSNVAWIGFSGALVALFLSLRVILPSLRGWISRYLTPNERRTVFGFIVFLLAVASLIKYFGVYRIISNWLNNFKYDEFGSWAEWVGALGQIMIAILAVYVAWEQYVISKDLTIQQNRITQQQTIDAYFQGISDLALDEEGLLEDWPQERAIAEGRTAALMSSVDATGKAKILRFLSQSKLLTPIARDRYLGRPILDGSGGYAEDRSQGIRVINLGVMLALADLAGQDLRWTDLSEANMVRANLSYCDLVKANLSRTILYEANLQGADLKGARLFYGSVETASPRSRNAPANYQTGAHTGAVIENADLTGVQNLSEEQRYYCCAWGGEKTRSTIPGGCEGIPNQLGR; from the coding sequence ATGACAGATCGACCCGATTCCAGTCAAACTCCCAATTCCTCTGAAACGCTTCAGGATCGAAATGGCAAGCCAAATCCTGCCTCTCAAGCTTCATCGGGCGATTCCTTTTCGACTTCAACAGAGCAAGCAAATATCGTTATTCCTCCTCCTCAAATTTCTTCCCAACGCAAACCACTCTACTTGCGAGAGGTAGACTCATCTAATCCCTGGCTGCTAATAGCAACTGTGGCAGTTATGGGCATAGGCTTATGGTCTAATGTAGCTTGGATAGGGTTTTCTGGCGCATTAGTTGCCCTGTTTCTCTCACTACGAGTGATTTTGCCGTCCCTACGAGGCTGGATTAGCCGATATCTAACGCCTAACGAGCGAAGGACGGTGTTTGGATTTATTGTTTTTCTGCTGGCAGTGGCTAGTTTAATCAAGTATTTTGGGGTTTATAGGATTATAAGCAATTGGCTCAATAATTTTAAGTACGATGAATTTGGCTCTTGGGCAGAATGGGTGGGAGCGTTGGGTCAGATTATGATTGCAATTTTGGCGGTCTATGTAGCTTGGGAACAGTATGTCATCTCCAAAGATTTAACGATCCAACAAAACCGCATTACGCAACAGCAGACGATTGATGCTTATTTTCAAGGAATTTCTGATTTAGCTCTCGATGAAGAAGGTTTGCTAGAAGATTGGCCCCAAGAAAGAGCGATTGCAGAAGGACGTACCGCCGCTCTTATGAGTAGCGTAGACGCGACAGGAAAAGCCAAAATTTTGCGTTTCTTATCTCAATCTAAATTATTAACGCCGATCGCGCGCGATCGCTATTTAGGCAGACCGATTCTCGACGGTTCCGGCGGCTATGCAGAAGATCGCTCCCAGGGAATACGGGTTATTAATTTAGGTGTCATGTTAGCACTAGCCGATCTTGCCGGACAGGATTTGCGCTGGACAGATTTAAGCGAAGCCAATATGGTTCGCGCTAATTTGAGCTACTGCGATCTCGTCAAAGCTAACCTCTCCCGCACAATTTTATATGAAGCCAATCTCCAGGGAGCCGATCTCAAGGGAGCGCGATTATTCTACGGTTCTGTTGAAACCGCCAGTCCTCGCAGTCGTAATGCTCCTGCCAACTACCAAACGGGCGCTCATACGGGAGCAGTTATCGAAAATGCCGATCTCACGGGCGTTCAAAATCTCAGCGAGGAACAGCGCTATTATTGCTGCGCTTGGGGAGGAGAAAAAACTCGCTCGACAATCCCCGGCGGTTGCGAAGGAATTCCCAATCAGTTAGGTCGTTAA
- a CDS encoding NADPH-dependent FMN reductase, with product MVKIVGISGSLRPESYSAQALDLAATRVRALGAEVEILDLREMSLPFCNGGDEYPGYPDVEKLQKAVREADGLILVTPEYHGSVSGVLKNALDLMGFEELSDKMTGLISVLGGQSNSNALNDMRTIMRWVHAWVIPEQIAIGQAWKAFDGEGKLLDEKLSQRFDQFAQSLVENTRKLRGVS from the coding sequence ATGGTCAAAATTGTCGGTATCAGCGGTAGTTTGCGTCCTGAATCCTATAGCGCTCAAGCACTCGATCTAGCAGCAACGCGAGTGCGTGCTTTGGGTGCAGAAGTAGAAATACTCGACCTTAGAGAGATGTCTCTTCCCTTTTGCAACGGCGGGGACGAGTATCCAGGCTATCCAGATGTAGAGAAACTGCAAAAGGCAGTTCGGGAAGCAGACGGACTGATTTTAGTAACGCCAGAGTATCACGGCAGCGTCAGCGGCGTTCTCAAGAATGCACTCGATTTAATGGGATTTGAGGAGCTATCCGACAAAATGACGGGATTGATTAGCGTTTTGGGAGGACAATCCAACAGTAACGCACTCAACGATATGCGCACGATTATGAGATGGGTTCATGCCTGGGTAATACCAGAACAAATCGCGATCGGACAAGCTTGGAAAGCCTTCGATGGTGAAGGAAAACTGTTAGATGAAAAACTCTCCCAGCGATTCGACCAATTCGCTCAAAGCTTAGTCGAGAATACCCGCAAACTGCGTGGGGTTTCCTAG
- a CDS encoding RnfABCDGE type electron transport complex subunit D, producing the protein MLFKDARDYQILFLSGFLFLGIFTRDWTLRLDLIGVLFLSCLLTQGFLSLAVRAIKQYVPQYHYDSQFYHLKNLLSISSLRSATITALGLCLLLRGNHWTTIAIAGCLAIASKFIFRFREKHFFNPANFGIIATLILTNDAWVSPGQWGTDWWYLLLFAGTGGIILKRVGRWDTSAAFLLTYIGLEAIRNFWLGWSLDVLQHQLTSGSLLLFAFFMITDPRSIPNATISRIIWAVSIAILTFIIQHAFYLSNAVFWALFILSPLTIILDSIWSAHRFSWQSNSVGRLNLGRVV; encoded by the coding sequence ATGCTGTTTAAAGATGCACGCGACTATCAAATTCTTTTTCTTTCAGGCTTCCTATTTTTGGGGATTTTTACGAGGGACTGGACGCTGCGGTTGGATCTTATCGGCGTGCTTTTCTTGAGTTGCTTACTGACTCAAGGATTTTTGTCCTTAGCGGTTCGCGCGATCAAACAGTATGTGCCACAATACCATTACGATAGTCAATTTTATCATTTAAAAAATTTACTGTCTATTTCCTCATTGCGGAGTGCAACAATTACTGCTTTGGGATTATGTTTGTTGCTGCGAGGAAATCACTGGACGACGATAGCGATCGCGGGATGTTTGGCTATTGCCAGTAAGTTTATTTTTCGCTTTCGAGAAAAGCATTTTTTCAACCCTGCCAATTTTGGCATTATTGCCACTTTGATTCTGACCAATGATGCCTGGGTTTCTCCCGGACAATGGGGAACGGATTGGTGGTATTTGCTATTGTTTGCTGGAACGGGAGGAATCATTTTAAAACGAGTAGGGCGGTGGGATACTTCGGCAGCATTTTTATTGACTTATATTGGTTTGGAAGCGATCCGAAATTTTTGGCTGGGATGGAGTTTAGATGTTCTGCAACATCAATTAACGAGCGGAAGTTTATTGCTGTTTGCTTTCTTTATGATTACCGATCCTCGTTCCATTCCTAACGCTACTATTAGCCGCATTATTTGGGCTGTTAGTATTGCCATTTTAACCTTTATTATTCAACATGCTTTCTATCTATCTAATGCTGTCTTTTGGGCTTTATTTATCCTCTCACCTTTGACGATAATTTTAGATTCAATTTGGTCTGCACATAGATTTTCTTGGCAATCAAACTCGGTCGGTCGTCTAAATCTCGGTCGAGTTGTTTAG
- a CDS encoding DUF2330 domain-containing protein, whose product MKIKRLFITLILLAIAVISFPEPARAFCGFYVAKADAKLYNKSSQVIIARNGDRTVLTMANDYQGEIEDFALVVPVPVILTQEQVQVGNSKIIERLDAFSAPRLVEYFDSDPCGINVRPEDMLYRTRGETVAVPQSREKTDNALGVTVEQQFTVGEYDIVILSAKESNGLETWLKQNGYKIPSAASQLLSPYIRGGLKFFVAKVNLQEYANTGFKSLRPLMMAYESPKFMLPIRLGMINAKDEQDLIVYLLSPKGQIELTNYRTIKIPSDIEVPEFIAQEFKNFYQAMFKKSHERAGKKIAFLEYTWDTNNCDPCSAQPLNSEELKQAGVFWLNSDRLPNVFITRLRVRYARDKFPEDLQFQETANHQLFQGRYIIHHPYREEANCDAAKDYYQSVKKRQEKEAQTLVQLTGWNINEILKKINFVEAKQNAWWNSIWR is encoded by the coding sequence ATGAAAATTAAGCGACTATTTATTACATTAATTCTACTTGCGATCGCGGTAATTTCTTTTCCCGAACCTGCCCGGGCTTTTTGTGGGTTTTATGTTGCTAAAGCGGATGCAAAATTATACAACAAATCCTCTCAAGTAATTATTGCTCGAAATGGCGATCGCACCGTTTTAACAATGGCAAATGACTATCAAGGCGAGATCGAAGATTTTGCTTTAGTCGTTCCCGTTCCCGTTATTTTAACTCAAGAACAAGTGCAAGTTGGCAACTCCAAAATTATCGAGCGATTGGATGCATTTAGCGCACCGCGATTAGTAGAATATTTCGATTCCGATCCTTGTGGAATTAACGTTCGACCAGAAGATATGTTATATCGAACGCGAGGAGAGACAGTAGCAGTTCCTCAAAGCAGAGAAAAAACCGATAATGCTTTAGGTGTAACGGTAGAACAACAATTTACTGTTGGCGAATACGACATTGTCATTCTTAGCGCTAAAGAATCAAATGGGCTAGAAACTTGGTTAAAGCAAAATGGCTATAAAATTCCTAGCGCTGCGAGTCAATTATTAAGTCCTTACATCCGAGGGGGACTGAAATTTTTTGTCGCTAAAGTCAATTTACAAGAATATGCTAATACAGGATTTAAATCGCTACGTCCCCTAATGATGGCTTATGAATCTCCCAAATTTATGTTGCCGATTCGTCTGGGAATGATAAATGCCAAAGACGAACAAGATTTAATTGTTTACTTACTTTCACCCAAGGGGCAAATTGAATTAACTAATTATCGAACTATCAAAATTCCGTCAGATATAGAAGTTCCTGAATTTATCGCACAAGAATTTAAGAATTTCTATCAGGCAATGTTTAAAAAATCTCACGAACGGGCAGGAAAAAAAATAGCTTTTCTTGAATATACTTGGGATACGAACAACTGCGATCCCTGTTCGGCTCAACCTTTAAATTCAGAAGAATTAAAACAAGCAGGAGTTTTTTGGTTGAATTCCGATCGCTTACCTAATGTATTTATTACTCGACTGCGCGTCCGTTATGCTCGCGATAAATTTCCAGAAGATTTACAGTTTCAAGAAACAGCCAATCATCAATTATTTCAAGGACGTTATATTATTCATCACCCCTATCGAGAAGAAGCTAACTGCGATGCAGCGAAAGACTACTATCAATCAGTAAAAAAACGACAAGAAAAAGAAGCGCAAACATTAGTTCAGTTGACGGGATGGAATATTAACGAAATTCTTAAAAAGATAAATTTTGTAGAGGCCAAACAAAATGCTTGGTGGAACAGTATCTGGCGTTAA
- a CDS encoding PspA/IM30 family protein — MGWLERMGRVLRAQMNSLVNEAEDPEKILEKAVMDMEQKLIEMRRALAEAIATQKSTERYIANYQQASQKWYERAQIALEKGNEALAKEALLQRQSYQKQAQSLQAQLEEQGEVIGKLKKDLRTLEHKYTEAKAKKNLYIARLRSAMATQKIHEITSNLNSASSVSVFEQIETKILELEARSQLTSASVTDSLEEKFASLEDGDNVDNANSKHQTS, encoded by the coding sequence ATGGGCTGGCTGGAGCGTATGGGACGAGTGCTTCGCGCACAGATGAACAGCCTGGTAAATGAAGCTGAAGATCCAGAAAAAATTCTGGAGAAGGCTGTTATGGATATGGAACAAAAGTTGATTGAAATGCGACGGGCGCTAGCAGAAGCGATCGCGACGCAAAAAAGCACAGAACGATATATCGCTAATTATCAACAGGCGAGCCAGAAATGGTACGAACGCGCTCAAATCGCTTTGGAAAAAGGAAACGAAGCCTTGGCAAAAGAAGCGCTGCTTCAGCGCCAATCCTATCAAAAGCAAGCCCAATCTTTACAAGCTCAGCTAGAGGAGCAAGGTGAAGTAATCGGCAAGCTTAAAAAAGATTTGCGGACTCTAGAACATAAATACACCGAAGCTAAAGCTAAGAAAAATCTTTATATTGCTCGTTTGCGCTCGGCTATGGCAACTCAAAAAATTCACGAGATAACAAGTAATCTTAATAGTGCAAGTTCTGTGAGCGTTTTCGAGCAGATAGAGACTAAAATTCTCGAACTCGAAGCGCGATCGCAATTAACGAGCGCTTCAGTGACAGATAGCCTAGAAGAGAAATTTGCTTCTCTTGAAGATGGAGATAACGTCGATAACGCCAATTCTAAACATCAAACCAGTTAG